A window of the Corallococcus exiguus genome harbors these coding sequences:
- a CDS encoding MerR family transcriptional regulator: MNIGELARRTGSSARSIRHYDKAGLVASHRRDNGYRDFDEVAVPQVMQVARMIRLGFSLEEIATFPPCMLRQVTDAICPDALAAHRERLAEVERQLFDLARLRERLMALLPPNEGVPHEPS, from the coding sequence ATGAACATCGGAGAACTCGCCCGGCGCACGGGCAGCAGTGCGCGGTCCATCCGCCACTACGACAAGGCGGGGCTCGTCGCTTCCCACCGCCGCGACAACGGCTACCGCGACTTCGACGAGGTCGCCGTCCCCCAGGTCATGCAGGTCGCGAGGATGATCCGCCTGGGCTTCTCCCTGGAGGAGATCGCCACCTTCCCGCCGTGCATGCTCCGGCAGGTCACGGACGCCATCTGCCCGGACGCGCTCGCCGCCCACCGGGAGCGTCTGGCGGAGGTGGAGCGACAGCTCTTCGACCTCGCCCGCCTGCGCGAGCGGCTCATGGCCCTGCTTCCCCCCAACGAAGGAGTCCCTCATGAACCGTCGTGA
- a CDS encoding ParA family protein, translating to MPTIAFCTIKGGVGKTTLCSHVAAALADAGRRVLLLDLDPQAHASLVLGLETREGPCVADAFGPRPKHKLDEIVVASPKRQGLFIAPGAPRMAALERELFGWGHRLQAIPRALKTLSWTPDVIIVDTPPSIGAFTEAVLCFADVVVAPVPTGAFALQGLGEIETAWRDVREQGGQLVAAVNLWDRRTPATNEAMEEALKDVTVPVLKARIPRSESINQAGLGYEVVFDVSPNAAGAEELRAMSRELAKLAGLR from the coding sequence ATGCCAACGATTGCGTTCTGCACCATCAAGGGTGGCGTCGGGAAGACGACCTTGTGTTCGCACGTGGCGGCGGCGCTGGCGGACGCGGGCCGCCGGGTGCTGCTGTTGGACCTGGATCCGCAGGCGCATGCGTCGCTGGTGCTGGGCCTGGAGACGCGTGAAGGCCCGTGCGTGGCGGATGCGTTCGGGCCTCGGCCGAAGCACAAGTTGGATGAGATCGTGGTGGCGTCGCCGAAGCGGCAGGGGCTGTTCATCGCGCCGGGGGCACCGCGCATGGCGGCGCTGGAGCGCGAGTTGTTCGGCTGGGGTCATCGGCTCCAGGCGATTCCGCGCGCGCTGAAGACGCTGTCATGGACGCCGGACGTCATCATCGTGGACACGCCGCCGAGCATCGGCGCGTTCACGGAGGCCGTGCTGTGCTTCGCGGACGTGGTGGTGGCACCGGTGCCCACGGGCGCGTTCGCGCTGCAGGGCCTGGGCGAGATTGAGACCGCGTGGCGCGACGTGCGCGAGCAGGGCGGCCAGCTGGTGGCCGCGGTGAACCTGTGGGATCGGCGCACGCCCGCGACCAACGAGGCGATGGAGGAGGCGCTGAAGGACGTGACGGTGCCGGTGCTGAAGGCACGCATCCCGCGCTCGGAGTCCATCAACCAGGCGGGCCTGGGCTACGAGGTGGTGTTCGACGTGAGCCCGAACGCGGCGGGCGCGGAGGAGCTGCGCGCCATGTCCCGCGAGCTGGCGAAGCTCGCGGGGCTGCGCTGA
- a CDS encoding dihydrofolate reductase family protein has product MELTVTEFVTLDGVVQAPGGPEEDTSGGFTHGGWVQPHFSEEMGAHIVDIFSRADAFLLGRGTYEIFAGYWPRVTTPDDPIARPLNTLPKYVASTTLRRVEWANSTLLEADTVEAVRRLKASPGRELQVHGSGGLLQTLLAHDLVDVLHLHVIPVTLGSGRRLFGAGTQPRMLQLAASRITPNGVALLTYRRAGPLRTGTIGQLD; this is encoded by the coding sequence ATGGAACTGACGGTGACGGAGTTCGTGACGCTGGACGGAGTGGTGCAGGCCCCAGGAGGTCCGGAGGAGGACACGAGCGGCGGCTTCACCCATGGCGGCTGGGTGCAACCCCATTTCAGCGAGGAGATGGGGGCGCACATCGTCGACATCTTCTCCCGCGCGGACGCGTTCCTGCTCGGGCGCGGGACGTACGAAATCTTCGCCGGCTACTGGCCGCGCGTGACGACGCCGGACGACCCCATCGCCCGGCCGCTCAACACGCTGCCCAAGTACGTGGCGTCCACCACCCTGCGCCGCGTGGAGTGGGCGAACTCAACGCTGTTGGAGGCGGACACGGTCGAGGCGGTGCGCCGCCTCAAGGCCTCGCCCGGCCGCGAGCTCCAGGTGCATGGCAGTGGCGGCCTGCTGCAGACCCTTCTGGCGCATGACCTGGTGGACGTGCTGCACCTGCACGTCATCCCCGTGACGCTGGGCAGCGGCCGGCGCCTCTTCGGAGCGGGAACGCAGCCTCGCATGCTGCAACTGGCCGCGTCCCGAATCACGCCCAACGGGGTGGCGCTGCTCACCTACCGGCGCGCCGGGCCCCTGCGGACGGGCACCATCGGACAACTGGATTGA
- a CDS encoding alpha/beta hydrolase family protein: MRFLPTTLLALSLLGTLPTACCSNPSPSTNACQIPEETQTAPGTVQVTQLGAGELNAAGQTWPYQLLKLEVPGRAATYAQWFPPRKPGVSPTVVLTKPYDGIAWTGEAVDAKWATRGAGIHPDDSEPHYGPGSSPIAFTPTTPELIAGEAFIHLFHDFGVLAVFGRFYAGGDLQNDRDDMNAGMRFLAQAPNVDTTRIGIFGGSWGGYEALYAAADAPSTVVPAVGVALSPLSDFAAEVDYVSRWVPARVSDPAMRSRYQQFFEPYFRRIYATTGGDPVTPGTDYTRWTAAHLASTVQTPFLILHDDWDTLIPVEHTRVLVAQAPQRFTPMYFQNLPAVDWNTLPPDHGPLLSAHGGVVITLSLGHLFVTLGAAEQPLYVPHAQGTVRTWLQGVRASQEQGRDVSDVVPRLLELTDPRVLMFEPSLGTLQPGAAFIAQEINAVWGTTFTDANVRSALAPGLPAP; encoded by the coding sequence ATGCGCTTCCTCCCGACCACGCTCCTGGCCCTTTCCCTCCTGGGCACCCTCCCCACCGCGTGCTGCAGCAACCCCAGCCCGTCCACCAACGCCTGCCAGATCCCGGAAGAAACGCAGACGGCTCCAGGCACGGTCCAGGTGACGCAGCTTGGCGCCGGGGAGCTCAACGCCGCGGGTCAGACGTGGCCCTACCAGTTGCTCAAGCTGGAGGTGCCCGGCCGCGCCGCCACCTATGCGCAGTGGTTCCCGCCCCGGAAGCCCGGCGTGTCCCCCACGGTGGTGCTCACCAAGCCCTACGACGGCATCGCCTGGACCGGTGAGGCCGTGGACGCGAAGTGGGCCACGCGCGGCGCCGGCATCCACCCGGACGACAGCGAGCCACACTACGGGCCGGGCTCGTCCCCCATCGCGTTCACGCCCACCACGCCGGAGCTCATCGCGGGCGAGGCCTTCATCCACCTGTTCCATGACTTCGGCGTGCTCGCCGTCTTCGGCCGCTTCTACGCGGGCGGCGATCTCCAGAATGACCGCGACGACATGAACGCCGGCATGCGCTTCTTGGCCCAGGCCCCCAACGTGGACACCACGCGCATCGGCATCTTCGGCGGCTCCTGGGGCGGCTACGAGGCGCTCTACGCCGCGGCGGACGCCCCCTCCACCGTGGTGCCCGCCGTGGGCGTCGCCCTGTCCCCGCTGTCCGACTTCGCCGCGGAGGTGGACTACGTGAGTCGATGGGTGCCGGCGCGCGTGAGCGACCCGGCCATGCGCTCGCGCTACCAGCAGTTCTTCGAGCCCTACTTCCGCCGCATCTACGCCACCACCGGCGGCGACCCCGTCACCCCCGGCACGGACTACACGCGCTGGACCGCCGCCCACCTGGCCAGCACGGTCCAGACGCCGTTCCTCATCCTCCACGACGATTGGGACACCCTCATCCCCGTGGAGCACACGCGCGTGCTCGTCGCCCAGGCCCCGCAGCGTTTCACGCCCATGTACTTCCAGAACCTCCCGGCCGTGGACTGGAACACCCTGCCGCCGGACCACGGACCGCTGCTCAGCGCGCATGGCGGCGTCGTCATCACGCTGAGCCTGGGGCACCTCTTCGTGACGCTGGGCGCGGCGGAGCAACCCCTCTACGTCCCCCACGCACAGGGCACCGTGCGCACGTGGCTGCAGGGCGTGCGCGCCTCCCAGGAGCAGGGCCGCGACGTAAGCGACGTGGTGCCCCGCCTGCTGGAGCTCACCGATCCGCGCGTGCTGATGTTCGAACCCTCTCTGGGAACGCTCCAGCCGGGCGCCGCCTTCATCGCCCAGGAGATCAACGCCGTCTGGGGCACGACCTTCACCGACGCCAACGTGCGCTCGGCGCTGGCCCCGGGCCTGCCCGCGCCCTGA
- a CDS encoding DUSAM domain-containing protein, giving the protein MTEDIDWDPVRELASRVEAGEALVLTPEVRDLLLRTAQQVSIPESDAQAAIQDVATATALLREARGRIREGSTRLNITEMKARDLVRAGDKAGARQLLGDLLAVESVPLYREQIELALEDLD; this is encoded by the coding sequence ATGACCGAGGACATCGACTGGGACCCGGTGAGGGAACTGGCCTCGCGCGTGGAGGCGGGAGAAGCGCTGGTGCTCACTCCCGAGGTTCGCGACCTGCTGCTGCGCACGGCTCAGCAGGTGTCCATCCCCGAGTCCGACGCTCAGGCAGCCATCCAGGACGTGGCCACCGCGACCGCGCTGCTGCGCGAGGCGCGCGGGCGAATTCGCGAGGGCTCCACCCGGCTGAACATCACCGAGATGAAGGCGCGAGACCTCGTGCGAGCGGGTGACAAGGCCGGAGCACGACAGCTGCTGGGGGATCTCCTCGCTGTGGAGTCAGTGCCGCTCTACCGCGAGCAGATAGAACTGGCCTTGGAGGATCTGGACTGA
- a CDS encoding MBL fold metallo-hydrolase, with translation MEIRFFGVRGSIAVSGSRIGGNTACVEVTSQGERLILDAGTGIRTLGEVMMREGAPQKATMFFSHLHWDHVQGFPFFTPAYLPTTSLTMYGPGANGAQALESTLSQQMRPPQFPVPLSTMRSKMTFGAAMHGRTVEVGPFKVTPIDVPHPDGCMAYRVEADGHSFVYATDVELPERLTPDVARHFEGADALCLDAQYTPDEYEGKKGMSKKGWGHSTMMDAAKVAKDLHAGRLFLFHHDPSHADELLEDMAQEARGLFPFTEPAREGQRMLLGRAAGA, from the coding sequence ATGGAAATCCGCTTCTTTGGCGTTCGGGGCAGCATCGCGGTGTCGGGCTCGCGCATCGGTGGCAACACGGCGTGCGTGGAGGTGACGAGCCAGGGCGAGCGGCTGATCCTCGACGCGGGCACGGGCATCCGGACGCTGGGCGAAGTCATGATGCGCGAGGGCGCTCCCCAGAAGGCGACGATGTTCTTCTCGCACCTGCACTGGGATCACGTGCAGGGCTTCCCCTTCTTCACGCCCGCGTACCTGCCCACCACGTCGCTGACGATGTACGGCCCCGGCGCGAATGGCGCGCAGGCGCTGGAGTCCACGCTGTCGCAGCAGATGCGCCCGCCGCAGTTCCCGGTGCCGCTGTCCACCATGCGCTCGAAGATGACCTTCGGCGCCGCGATGCACGGCCGCACCGTGGAGGTGGGCCCCTTCAAGGTGACGCCCATCGACGTGCCCCACCCGGACGGCTGCATGGCCTACCGGGTCGAAGCGGACGGCCACTCCTTCGTGTACGCCACGGACGTGGAGCTGCCGGAGCGCCTCACGCCGGACGTGGCCCGTCACTTCGAGGGCGCGGACGCGCTGTGCCTGGACGCGCAGTACACGCCCGACGAGTACGAGGGCAAGAAGGGCATGTCCAAGAAGGGCTGGGGCCACTCGACGATGATGGACGCGGCCAAGGTGGCCAAGGACCTGCACGCCGGGCGCCTCTTCCTCTTCCACCACGACCCGTCCCACGCGGACGAGCTGCTGGAGGACATGGCGCAGGAGGCGCGCGGCCTGTTCCCCTTCACCGAGCCCGCGCGTGAAGGCCAGCGCATGCTCCTGGGCCGCGCGGCGGGCGCATGA
- a CDS encoding alpha/beta fold hydrolase produces MNRRDVMKTALVGTGLLPGLGLAATPAKAPRRPRTFLLVHGAWHNALHWTRVAEALTSKGHQVVAIDLPGHGLNARFPVSYLTGDAARFKEERSPLADVTLDDCADAVVAALEKLQGGAKPVLVGHSAGGTVITRAAEKAPHLIGRLVYLSAYVPLRLQSASGYGALPEAHTPYSASLFIGDAAKLGAVRINPRGDAAYREALRTGFYYDVDEAAFLPFALTLTPDIPVSLWIGKVGATKERWGRIPRSYLRCAQDRALVPALQDLMIREADAFTPGNAFTVDTLDTSHSPFASQPQKLATLLDGLR; encoded by the coding sequence ATGAACCGTCGTGACGTGATGAAGACAGCCCTCGTGGGCACGGGGCTGTTGCCAGGCCTCGGGCTCGCGGCCACGCCCGCGAAGGCGCCACGCAGGCCCCGGACGTTCCTTCTGGTCCACGGCGCGTGGCACAACGCCCTGCACTGGACGCGTGTCGCGGAGGCGCTCACCTCGAAGGGACACCAGGTCGTGGCCATCGACCTGCCCGGCCACGGACTCAACGCGCGCTTCCCCGTGTCCTACCTCACAGGCGACGCGGCGCGCTTCAAGGAGGAGCGCTCGCCCCTGGCCGACGTCACGCTGGACGACTGCGCGGACGCGGTGGTCGCCGCGCTGGAGAAGCTCCAGGGCGGCGCAAAGCCCGTGCTCGTGGGCCACAGCGCGGGTGGCACTGTCATCACCCGCGCGGCGGAGAAGGCCCCGCACCTCATTGGCCGACTGGTGTACCTGAGCGCCTACGTCCCGCTGCGCCTCCAGAGCGCCAGCGGCTACGGCGCACTGCCCGAGGCCCACACGCCCTACAGCGCGTCACTCTTCATTGGCGACGCCGCGAAGTTGGGCGCGGTGCGGATCAATCCGCGCGGTGATGCGGCGTACCGGGAGGCCCTGCGCACGGGCTTCTACTATGACGTGGACGAAGCAGCCTTCCTGCCCTTCGCGCTCACGCTCACGCCCGACATCCCGGTGTCCCTGTGGATTGGCAAGGTCGGCGCCACGAAGGAGCGCTGGGGCCGCATCCCACGCAGCTACCTGCGCTGCGCCCAGGACCGCGCCCTGGTCCCCGCGCTCCAGGACCTGATGATCCGCGAGGCGGACGCCTTCACACCCGGCAACGCCTTCACCGTGGACACACTGGACACGTCACACTCGCCCTTCGCGTCCCAGCCCCAGAAGCTGGCCACGTTGTTGGACGGACTGCGCTGA
- a CDS encoding sigma-54-dependent Fis family transcriptional regulator: MSAASPEPCDRLSPAPFSLPPLPAAMPSSPPDVSQVLLPLGGLVGREVDLDAFLQTLVDRIAITLQADRGTLWLLDPVRRELFSRAAHLPEVAQIRVKLGQGVAGYVAEAGEPVHVPDPRGERRFFADIDRMTGYRTISLAAVPLRDAAGAVYGVLQVLNRLGGGPFTEDDTRKLTDIAAQVSTALQSTSLYQELQRAKDQPQAPVGYFFNRIIGEAPPLKALYRLVQKAAPTDATVLLRGESGCGKELFARAIHVNGPRRDKPFVKVDCAALPAALIENELFGHEKGAFTGADHRMPGKFEAADGGTVFIDELGELPQAVQGKLLRVLQDREFERVGGTQAVKVDVRIVAATHRDLPRMVAEGRFREDLYYRIKVVELLLPPLRERGAEDIERLARHFVATAAKRHRLPVPRLGATALARLKRYRWPGNVRELENCIESAVVLSEGEILEEHLPLPSLDRAPSPTEPDAPQVPATTPDAPLLLPLAEVERRHILRVLEAVKGNRTAAARTLEMGRNTLARKLKEYGLADEG, encoded by the coding sequence ATGAGCGCCGCGAGCCCGGAGCCGTGCGATAGACTGTCTCCAGCGCCCTTCTCTCTTCCGCCGCTGCCCGCCGCCATGCCCTCGTCCCCGCCGGATGTGTCCCAGGTCCTGCTCCCCCTTGGTGGCCTCGTCGGGCGCGAGGTGGACCTGGACGCCTTCCTACAGACGCTCGTGGACCGCATCGCCATCACGCTCCAGGCGGACCGGGGCACGCTGTGGCTGTTGGACCCCGTGCGCCGCGAGCTGTTCAGCCGCGCGGCGCACCTGCCGGAGGTCGCGCAGATCCGCGTGAAGCTGGGCCAGGGCGTGGCGGGCTACGTGGCGGAGGCCGGCGAGCCCGTGCACGTGCCGGATCCGCGCGGCGAGCGCCGCTTCTTCGCGGACATCGACCGGATGACGGGCTACCGCACCATCAGCCTGGCCGCGGTGCCGCTGCGCGACGCCGCGGGCGCCGTGTACGGCGTGCTCCAGGTGCTCAACCGCCTGGGCGGCGGCCCCTTCACGGAGGACGACACCCGGAAGCTCACCGACATCGCGGCGCAGGTGAGCACCGCCCTCCAGAGCACCAGCCTCTACCAGGAGCTCCAGCGCGCGAAGGATCAACCGCAGGCCCCGGTGGGCTACTTCTTCAACCGCATCATCGGAGAAGCCCCGCCGCTCAAGGCGCTCTACCGCCTGGTGCAGAAGGCCGCGCCCACGGACGCCACCGTGCTGCTGCGCGGGGAGAGCGGCTGCGGCAAGGAGCTCTTCGCGCGAGCCATCCACGTCAATGGCCCCCGGCGCGACAAGCCCTTCGTGAAGGTGGACTGCGCGGCCCTGCCCGCCGCCCTCATCGAGAACGAGCTCTTCGGCCACGAGAAGGGCGCCTTCACCGGCGCCGACCACCGCATGCCCGGCAAGTTCGAGGCGGCCGACGGCGGCACTGTCTTCATCGACGAGTTGGGCGAGTTGCCCCAGGCCGTGCAGGGCAAGCTCCTGCGCGTGCTGCAGGACCGCGAGTTCGAACGCGTGGGCGGCACGCAGGCCGTCAAGGTGGACGTGCGCATCGTCGCGGCCACCCACCGCGACCTGCCGCGCATGGTGGCGGAGGGCAGGTTCCGAGAGGACCTCTACTACCGCATCAAGGTCGTGGAGCTGCTCCTGCCCCCGCTGCGCGAGCGCGGCGCGGAGGACATCGAGCGGCTCGCCCGTCACTTCGTCGCCACCGCCGCGAAGCGCCACCGCCTGCCCGTGCCCCGCCTCGGCGCCACCGCGCTCGCGAGGCTCAAGCGCTACCGCTGGCCCGGCAACGTGCGCGAGCTGGAGAACTGCATCGAAAGCGCCGTGGTGCTGTCCGAGGGCGAAATCCTGGAGGAGCACCTGCCCCTGCCCTCCCTGGACCGGGCGCCCTCGCCCACCGAGCCAGACGCGCCGCAAGTGCCCGCCACCACACCGGACGCACCGCTCCTCCTTCCGCTGGCGGAGGTGGAGCGCCGCCACATCCTGCGCGTGCTGGAGGCCGTGAAGGGCAACCGCACCGCGGCCGCGCGCACGCTGGAGATGGGCCGCAACACGCTCGCCCGCAAGCTCAAGGAGTACGGCCTGGCGGACGAGGGCTGA
- a CDS encoding glutaminase, translating into MDYQAVLSEVWDAVRPVVGQGRVATYIPALAAVDPGRFGMALATVEGDVYGVGDWREPFSIQSISKVFTLALALSRDGDALWKRVGKEPSGNPFNSLVQLEYEQGIPRNPFINAGALVITDRLQRLTGDARGTLRDFLRAESGNPSVDFDPIIAASEADHGHRNRALAHFMASYGNMESAVPEVLEHYFWQCSLAMSCADLARACGFLARHGQRADGSRLLTRSQAKQVNAVMLTCGTYDAAGEFAYRVGLPGKSGVGGGIIAVIPNRCGLCVWSPGLDARGNSVAGVEALDRFTTLTGLSIF; encoded by the coding sequence ATGGACTACCAGGCGGTGTTGTCGGAGGTCTGGGACGCGGTGCGGCCGGTGGTGGGGCAGGGCCGCGTGGCGACGTACATCCCGGCGTTGGCGGCGGTGGACCCGGGCCGCTTCGGCATGGCGCTCGCGACGGTGGAGGGGGACGTGTACGGCGTGGGGGACTGGCGCGAGCCGTTCTCCATCCAGAGCATCTCCAAGGTGTTCACGCTGGCGCTCGCGCTGTCGCGGGACGGGGACGCGCTGTGGAAGCGCGTGGGCAAGGAGCCGTCGGGCAATCCGTTCAACTCGCTGGTGCAGCTGGAGTACGAGCAGGGCATCCCACGCAACCCGTTCATCAACGCGGGGGCGCTGGTCATCACGGACCGGTTGCAGCGGCTGACCGGGGATGCGCGCGGCACGCTGCGGGACTTCCTCCGCGCGGAGAGCGGCAACCCGTCCGTGGACTTCGATCCGATCATCGCGGCGTCGGAGGCGGATCACGGCCACCGCAACCGAGCGCTGGCCCACTTCATGGCGAGCTACGGCAACATGGAGAGTGCAGTCCCGGAGGTGCTGGAGCACTACTTCTGGCAGTGCTCGCTGGCGATGAGCTGCGCGGACCTGGCCCGGGCCTGTGGTTTCCTCGCCCGGCATGGGCAGCGCGCGGACGGGTCGAGGCTGCTCACTCGCAGCCAGGCCAAGCAGGTCAACGCGGTGATGCTCACCTGCGGCACGTACGACGCGGCGGGGGAGTTCGCCTACCGCGTGGGCCTGCCGGGCAAGAGCGGCGTGGGCGGGGGCATCATCGCCGTCATCCCGAACCGCTGTGGCCTGTGCGTGTGGAGCCCCGGGTTGGATGCGCGGGGCAACTCGGTGGCGGGCGTGGAGGCGCTGGACCGGTTCACGACGCTGACCGGCCTGTCCATCTTCTGA
- a CDS encoding sugar porter family MFS transporter — translation MADVLDAHSSGPPAHREVRTGRIIGISVVAALGGFLFGFDTAVINGTVVALKAEFAASSLGLGLAVSSALIGSAAGAFAAGPFADRYGRRRAMMLAAGLFIISAIGSGLAFSLWDLSFWRLVGGLGVGFASVVAPTYIAEIAPAYLRGRLASLQQLAIVSGIFVALLGDFAIALYAGSASNPTWLGLTAWRWMFFSGLPPALFYGIGAIFISESPRFLVAKGREQEALSVLSDIEGDAAPAKVVEIRRSLRTNYTPHLADLKGGRFGFLPIVWIGIVLAMLQQFVGINVIFYYSSVLWQAVGFSEHNALAITVITSVTNILTTLVAIAFVDKVGRKPLLLIGSVGMALTLGLLAYLFGTAPLDAAGKPVLQGAAGTTALIAANLYVVFFGFSWGPIVWVLLGEMFPNRIRALALSIAAMAQWLANFLVSATFPSLQAVGLGWAYGLYAAAAVFSIFFAAKYIRETKGQELEQM, via the coding sequence ATGGCGGATGTCCTCGATGCCCATTCAAGCGGGCCCCCGGCGCATCGGGAGGTGCGGACTGGCAGGATCATCGGCATCTCCGTGGTGGCCGCCCTGGGCGGATTCCTCTTCGGCTTCGACACCGCCGTCATCAACGGCACGGTCGTCGCACTGAAGGCCGAGTTCGCCGCGAGCAGCCTGGGCCTGGGGCTGGCGGTATCCTCCGCGCTCATCGGCTCGGCGGCGGGCGCCTTCGCAGCGGGGCCCTTCGCGGACCGCTACGGCCGCCGGCGCGCGATGATGCTCGCGGCGGGGCTGTTCATCATCAGCGCCATCGGATCGGGGCTCGCGTTCTCCCTCTGGGACCTGAGCTTCTGGCGGCTGGTGGGCGGCCTGGGGGTGGGCTTCGCCAGCGTCGTCGCGCCCACGTACATCGCGGAGATCGCCCCGGCGTACCTGCGCGGCCGCCTGGCGTCCCTGCAACAGCTGGCCATCGTGTCCGGCATCTTCGTGGCCCTGCTGGGGGACTTCGCCATCGCGCTCTACGCGGGCTCCGCCTCCAACCCCACCTGGCTGGGCTTAACCGCGTGGCGGTGGATGTTCTTCAGCGGCCTGCCACCCGCGCTCTTCTACGGCATCGGCGCCATCTTCATCTCGGAGTCCCCGCGCTTCCTCGTGGCCAAGGGCCGTGAGCAGGAGGCGCTGAGCGTGCTGAGCGACATCGAGGGGGACGCCGCGCCCGCCAAGGTCGTGGAGATCCGCCGCTCGCTGCGCACGAACTACACACCGCACCTGGCGGACCTGAAGGGCGGCCGCTTCGGGTTCCTGCCCATCGTGTGGATCGGCATCGTGCTCGCGATGCTCCAGCAGTTCGTGGGCATCAACGTCATCTTCTACTACTCCAGCGTCCTCTGGCAGGCTGTGGGCTTCTCCGAGCACAACGCGCTGGCCATCACCGTCATCACCAGCGTCACCAACATCCTCACCACGCTCGTGGCCATCGCGTTCGTGGACAAGGTTGGAAGAAAGCCCCTGCTGCTTATCGGCTCCGTGGGCATGGCGCTCACGCTGGGCCTGCTGGCGTACCTCTTCGGCACCGCGCCGTTGGATGCCGCGGGCAAGCCCGTGCTGCAGGGCGCGGCAGGCACCACCGCGCTCATCGCCGCCAACCTCTACGTCGTCTTCTTCGGCTTCTCGTGGGGGCCCATCGTCTGGGTGCTGTTGGGCGAGATGTTCCCCAACCGCATCCGAGCGCTCGCGCTGTCCATCGCGGCCATGGCGCAGTGGCTGGCCAACTTCCTGGTGTCCGCCACGTTCCCGTCGCTGCAGGCCGTGGGACTCGGCTGGGCGTACGGCCTCTATGCCGCGGCCGCCGTCTTCTCGATCTTCTTCGCCGCGAAGTACATCCGCGAGACGAAGGGTCAGGAGCTGGAACAGATGTAG
- a CDS encoding MFS transporter — MSPSSPVPRPRPALLTLAYLAFVSLGLPDAVLGVAWPSLRSAFGLSQATMGAILGTAAVAYFISGLLAGRLMRAMNLGLLLALSTGSVALGLTGYATVPLFVLFLAAACFIGFGSGAIDSALNNYAAQNFGPKHMSWLHAAYSVGAAVGPVLMTALLARGAGWRTGYAVLAVVLGTLALTFLLMRRLWDAQVAAPGEEPRAEVPTASAMEAVRRPRVWLQILTFFFYTGVEVTAGQWSFTVLTEGRGLHTAAAGTCVSIYWGSLLVGRVLSGFVVEHIGPVRMLRASTVLAVVGAALFAIPAVPPALGLALLGLALAPIFPALMSVTPRRVGLDVSAHAVGFQVSAATAGVAAIPSLAGVMAERWGLQVIAPYMLGVAVVLALLHGVLSAVADRPQLSR, encoded by the coding sequence GTGAGCCCGTCTTCGCCCGTGCCCCGTCCGCGTCCCGCACTTCTCACGCTTGCCTACCTGGCCTTCGTCAGCCTGGGGTTGCCGGACGCGGTGCTGGGGGTTGCGTGGCCGTCGCTGCGCAGCGCGTTCGGCCTGTCGCAGGCGACGATGGGCGCCATCCTGGGGACGGCCGCGGTCGCGTACTTCATCTCCGGGTTGCTCGCGGGCCGGCTGATGCGCGCGATGAACCTGGGGCTGCTGCTGGCGCTGAGCACCGGCTCGGTGGCGCTGGGGCTCACGGGCTACGCGACCGTGCCCCTGTTCGTGCTGTTCCTGGCCGCCGCCTGCTTCATCGGCTTCGGTTCGGGCGCCATCGACTCCGCGCTCAACAACTACGCGGCCCAGAACTTCGGACCCAAGCACATGAGCTGGCTTCACGCGGCCTACAGCGTGGGCGCCGCGGTGGGGCCGGTGTTGATGACCGCGCTGCTTGCTCGGGGGGCGGGTTGGAGGACCGGCTATGCGGTCCTCGCCGTGGTGCTGGGGACGCTGGCGCTGACGTTCCTGTTGATGCGCCGGTTGTGGGACGCACAGGTGGCGGCGCCCGGCGAGGAGCCTCGCGCGGAGGTGCCCACCGCGTCCGCCATGGAGGCCGTGCGCCGGCCCCGCGTGTGGCTGCAGATCCTCACGTTCTTCTTCTACACGGGCGTGGAGGTGACGGCGGGCCAGTGGAGCTTCACCGTGCTCACCGAAGGCCGGGGCCTGCACACCGCCGCGGCGGGCACCTGCGTGAGTATCTACTGGGGCAGCCTGCTGGTGGGACGCGTGCTGTCAGGCTTCGTCGTCGAACACATCGGTCCGGTGCGGATGCTGCGCGCGAGCACGGTGCTGGCGGTGGTGGGCGCGGCCCTGTTCGCGATTCCCGCCGTGCCGCCCGCGCTGGGGCTCGCGTTGCTGGGTCTGGCGCTGGCGCCCATCTTCCCGGCCCTGATGTCGGTGACGCCGCGCCGCGTGGGCCTGGATGTCTCCGCGCACGCGGTGGGCTTCCAGGTCAGCGCGGCGACGGCGGGCGTGGCGGCGATTCCCAGCCTCGCGGGTGTCATGGCGGAGCGATGGGGCCTTCAGGTCATCGCTCCGTACATGCTCGGGGTGGCCGTGGTGCTGGCCCTTCTGCACGGCGTGCTGTCCGCCGTGGCGGACCGTCCCCAACTCTCCCGCTGA